In Limnohabitans sp. INBF002, one genomic interval encodes:
- a CDS encoding ShlB/FhaC/HecB family hemolysin secretion/activation protein, producing the protein MEIYDPVLPKQAGRVLRAIEEKTDLPVTEWAEAITGTKIAEPKPHAAYAPGTVGAAMDKMLADKEAAEAAQALITLKSIKFQGVTILGDMELKGIVEPYIGTPMSYEQMLEIGMVVESYYRQNNYLARAILPPQDLTDGVLVVDVIESVFSKVEIEQELADLPNTQAHVTAIIEAQQHTGEPLNTKSLDRALALANDLPGMSVQGSLRQGREAGETELLLKLYQGRTRQAELTMDNGGSRSTGAMRLMATLNWFNPNDLADLLNVVAVHTQGSDYARLAYSMPVGTDGWRMGLNVSAMSYEVVVGEQGMVGAVGRAITKGMEWVYPLLRADDRSATVTLSADGKKFQNTSAQGLLMSDYEAKVMAAQVAGFYRDLNPGGGTGTYLLQIAHGSINLDGSLSQQTDATTVHTEGVFNKLRVMGSWQQSLTNQTTAFVSYTGQLADKNLDSSEKMQLGGMNGVRAYPTGEGSGTDAQLIQFELRHSLESGINLTGFYDWGQLWLQHDPSYPGGPQHNRNTYKGFGASIGYTNDDGVNFKATWARRQGHNPNPTQTGNDQDGTRDRNRYWLQVTVPF; encoded by the coding sequence TTGGAAATCTACGACCCTGTTTTGCCAAAGCAGGCAGGCCGCGTGCTGCGCGCGATTGAGGAAAAAACCGACCTGCCTGTCACCGAATGGGCCGAGGCCATCACCGGCACAAAGATTGCCGAACCCAAGCCCCATGCGGCTTACGCGCCAGGCACCGTGGGTGCCGCCATGGACAAAATGCTGGCCGACAAAGAAGCGGCTGAAGCCGCTCAGGCACTCATCACTCTCAAATCGATCAAATTCCAAGGCGTCACCATTCTGGGCGACATGGAGCTCAAAGGCATTGTCGAACCCTACATCGGCACCCCCATGAGCTACGAGCAAATGCTGGAAATCGGCATGGTGGTGGAGTCGTATTACCGACAGAACAACTACTTGGCCCGTGCCATCTTGCCGCCACAAGACCTGACCGACGGCGTGTTGGTGGTGGATGTCATTGAATCGGTGTTCTCCAAAGTCGAGATCGAGCAAGAGCTTGCCGATTTGCCCAACACCCAAGCGCATGTGACTGCCATCATCGAAGCCCAGCAACACACGGGCGAGCCTTTGAACACCAAGTCGCTGGACCGCGCCTTAGCGCTGGCCAATGACCTGCCGGGCATGAGCGTCCAAGGCTCATTGCGTCAAGGCCGCGAAGCCGGTGAAACAGAGTTATTGCTTAAGTTGTACCAAGGCCGCACGCGTCAGGCGGAGTTGACCATGGACAACGGCGGCTCTCGGTCCACAGGCGCGATGCGTTTGATGGCCACGCTGAATTGGTTCAACCCCAACGACCTGGCCGATTTACTCAACGTCGTGGCCGTTCACACCCAAGGCAGCGACTACGCCCGCTTGGCTTACAGCATGCCCGTTGGCACTGACGGTTGGCGCATGGGGCTGAACGTGTCAGCCATGAGCTATGAAGTGGTCGTGGGCGAGCAGGGCATGGTGGGCGCCGTGGGCCGAGCCATCACCAAGGGCATGGAATGGGTCTACCCGCTGTTGCGTGCTGACGACCGCAGCGCCACGGTCACGCTGAGTGCTGATGGCAAAAAGTTTCAAAACACCTCGGCTCAAGGCTTGTTGATGTCTGATTACGAGGCCAAAGTCATGGCTGCGCAGGTCGCAGGCTTTTACCGTGACCTCAACCCGGGCGGTGGAACGGGTACCTATTTATTACAGATTGCGCATGGCAGCATCAATTTGGACGGCTCTCTCAGTCAGCAAACCGATGCCACCACCGTGCACACCGAAGGTGTCTTTAACAAGCTACGCGTCATGGGTAGTTGGCAACAGTCACTTACCAACCAGACCACAGCCTTTGTGTCGTACACCGGTCAGCTGGCCGACAAGAACCTGGATTCGTCTGAAAAAATGCAGCTAGGCGGCATGAACGGCGTGCGTGCTTATCCGACGGGCGAGGGCTCGGGCACCGATGCGCAACTGATTCAGTTTGAGCTGCGCCACAGCCTTGAGTCTGGCATCAACCTTACCGGCTTTTATGACTGGGGCCAGCTGTGGCTGCAACATGACCCGTCCTACCCCGGCGGGCCGCAACACAACCGCAACACCTACAAAGGCTTTGGTGCCAGCATTGGCTACACCAACGACGATGGGGTGAACTTCAAAGCCACATGGGCGCGCCGCCAAGGCCACAACCCCAACCCCACGCAAACCGGCAACGACCAAGACGGCACGCGCGACCGCAACCGTTATTGGCTGCAAGTCACCGTTCCTTTCTGA
- a CDS encoding POTRA domain-containing protein, whose amino-acid sequence MRHTSLAAAVLAVLCSGTWAQNIPDAGALMRQIEQSNRQNQMQQAAQKREALPPALVLSDATVVTAQRFKFNGNKILATDRLQVVAAPFANRPLTAHDLQQLTHAVSEAYRQTGWVVQAYIPRQALTGDELVIQVIETIPPSSSR is encoded by the coding sequence ATGCGTCACACATCGTTAGCGGCTGCTGTTTTGGCAGTGCTGTGCAGCGGCACATGGGCTCAAAACATCCCTGATGCGGGCGCTTTGATGCGTCAAATCGAGCAAAGCAACAGGCAAAACCAGATGCAGCAAGCCGCTCAAAAACGCGAAGCCTTGCCGCCCGCCTTGGTTTTGAGCGACGCCACCGTGGTCACGGCTCAGCGCTTTAAGTTCAATGGCAACAAGATCTTGGCGACCGATCGGCTCCAAGTGGTGGCAGCACCTTTTGCCAATCGGCCTTTGACCGCACACGATTTGCAGCAACTGACCCATGCCGTGTCCGAGGCCTACCGCCAAACTGGTTGGGTGGTGCAGGCCTACATTCCTCGTCAAGCGTTGACGGGGGACGAGCTGGTTATTCAGGTGATTGAGACCATTCCTCCTAGCTCTTCACGCTAA
- a CDS encoding type II toxin-antitoxin system RelE/ParE family toxin: MILSISHKALALFFKTGQTKGIQAIHATRLRDLLTTLNVAVGPHDLKRPSWRLHALSGDKAGFYAMTVQANWRLTFRFVGENVELLNYLDYH, translated from the coding sequence ATGATTCTCTCAATTTCACACAAAGCTTTAGCCCTTTTCTTTAAAACGGGGCAAACCAAAGGGATACAAGCCATTCATGCCACTCGCCTGCGAGATTTATTGACCACATTAAATGTCGCAGTTGGCCCGCATGATTTGAAACGCCCCTCTTGGCGGTTACACGCCTTGTCAGGTGACAAGGCTGGCTTTTATGCCATGACCGTCCAAGCCAATTGGCGACTGACATTTCGATTTGTAGGTGAAAACGTGGAGCTATTGAACTATTTGGATTACCACTGA
- a CDS encoding HigA family addiction module antitoxin — translation MHNPTPPGSLLAGWLKDLNVSVTAFAQHIGISRVMLSRLIHGHAAVSADMDLRLSEALGTSAGFWLALQNQRDLWQAMETAKARAPIQPVSMANPITLSS, via the coding sequence ATGCACAACCCCACACCTCCTGGTTCCCTACTTGCAGGATGGCTCAAAGACCTCAATGTAAGCGTGACAGCTTTTGCCCAACACATTGGCATCAGCCGTGTGATGCTCTCACGACTTATCCATGGGCATGCAGCTGTCAGTGCAGATATGGACTTGCGCCTATCCGAAGCGCTTGGAACATCGGCAGGGTTTTGGTTGGCACTGCAAAACCAACGCGACCTTTGGCAAGCGATGGAAACGGCCAAAGCTCGTGCGCCAATTCAGCCTGTGTCGATGGCTAATCCGATAACGCTTTCTTCTTAA
- a CDS encoding tetratricopeptide repeat protein gives MSYNQHLSGGKLTSFTLNELTQAAEMLEASGRYEEAIDLYRQWLKHSQDERKHVAWFNYGWLLQKQNLFSDAANAYDQLTNNYASYLSGTATAA, from the coding sequence ATGTCATACAACCAACACCTCTCTGGCGGAAAACTGACCAGCTTTACGCTGAACGAACTCACGCAAGCTGCGGAAATGCTTGAAGCATCAGGCCGCTACGAAGAAGCGATTGACCTCTACCGTCAATGGCTCAAGCACAGCCAAGACGAGCGCAAGCACGTGGCTTGGTTCAATTATGGCTGGCTACTGCAAAAACAAAACTTGTTCAGCGATGCCGCCAATGCCTATGACCAGCTGACGAACAATTACGCCAGCTACCTGTCTGGCACCGCCACTGCGGCCTGA
- a CDS encoding tRNA threonylcarbamoyladenosine dehydratase, which yields MFEPSVTDRRFGGLERLYGVNGAARIRAAHVVVVGVGGVGSWSVEALARSGVGRLTLIDLDHVAESNINRQIHALDDTVGMAKVEAMRQRIAHINPDCVVTCIEDFVEPDNWPSLLGGVPVDAVIDACDQVKAKTAMAAWALKQRCLFITVGAAGGKRLAHKVDVDDLSNTSHDPLLAKLRYNLRREHGAARDGKKMGVTCVFSREAVAPPDASCAVEGDGSLNCHGYGSVVSVTATFGQCAAGWVFDQISSRPLPKA from the coding sequence GTGTTTGAGCCTTCTGTCACCGACCGCCGCTTTGGCGGCTTAGAGCGTTTGTATGGCGTGAACGGTGCCGCGCGCATTCGTGCCGCGCATGTGGTGGTGGTGGGCGTGGGCGGCGTGGGCTCTTGGTCAGTCGAAGCCTTGGCACGCAGCGGGGTGGGGCGCTTGACCCTGATTGACCTTGACCACGTGGCCGAGTCCAACATCAACCGACAAATTCATGCGCTCGACGACACCGTGGGCATGGCCAAGGTCGAAGCCATGCGCCAACGCATTGCCCACATCAACCCCGACTGCGTGGTGACCTGCATCGAAGACTTTGTAGAGCCCGACAACTGGCCAAGCCTTTTGGGGGGTGTGCCGGTTGATGCCGTGATTGATGCCTGTGACCAGGTGAAAGCCAAAACCGCCATGGCGGCTTGGGCACTGAAACAGCGCTGCTTGTTCATCACCGTGGGTGCTGCGGGCGGTAAACGCTTGGCGCACAAAGTGGATGTGGATGATCTGTCTAACACCAGCCATGACCCTTTGTTGGCCAAACTGCGTTACAACCTGCGTCGCGAACACGGCGCTGCGCGCGATGGCAAAAAAATGGGCGTCACTTGTGTGTTCAGCCGTGAAGCCGTGGCACCACCCGACGCGAGCTGTGCCGTCGAAGGTGACGGCTCATTGAACTGCCATGGCTACGGCTCTGTGGTCAGCGTGACGGCCACTTTTGGGCAATGCGCAGCGGGATGGGTTTTTGATCAAATTTCTTCGCGCCCATTGCCAAAAGCGTGA